A DNA window from Halobacterium sp. DL1 contains the following coding sequences:
- a CDS encoding transcriptional regulator: protein MSTSDHTPSDLESVRERLNVVTQETRFSLLQDILGHPSELPTLKELDYVNPSKSQTTIRQHLQQLVDAGIVEEVLLPEDRRQNDLPYKFYGISGSGRQFLEEHKLYRAQDTLREIYDRVEKTDDIKRYETAPRPER from the coding sequence ATGAGTACCTCCGACCACACGCCAAGCGACCTGGAGTCCGTTCGCGAGCGGCTCAACGTCGTCACCCAGGAGACGCGGTTCTCGCTCCTCCAGGACATACTCGGGCATCCGTCGGAACTACCGACGCTGAAGGAACTCGACTACGTCAACCCGAGCAAGAGTCAGACGACGATTCGTCAGCACCTCCAGCAGCTCGTTGACGCTGGCATCGTCGAGGAAGTGCTCCTACCCGAGGACCGCCGTCAGAACGACCTGCCGTACAAGTTCTACGGCATTAGTGGGAGTGGTCGACAGTTCCTTGAGGAGCATAAGCTCTACCGGGCACAAGACACGCTTCGAGAGATCTACGACCGCGTGGAGAAGACCGACGACATCAAACGATACGAGACTGCTCCGCGACCCGAGCGCTAA